In Oncorhynchus clarkii lewisi isolate Uvic-CL-2024 chromosome 16, UVic_Ocla_1.0, whole genome shotgun sequence, one genomic interval encodes:
- the LOC139368272 gene encoding elongin-B-like, with protein sequence MDVFLIIRRQKTTIFTDAKESTTVYELKRIVEGILKREPEEQRLFKDDQLLEDSKTLGDCGFTNQTARPQAPCTVGLAFRMGDEMFEQLQVGAFSSPPELPDVMKPQDSGSTANEQTVQ encoded by the exons GATGTGTTCCTTATAATCCGGCGTCAGAAGACCACCATTTTCACAGATGCCAAAGAGTCCACCACCGTCTACGAGCTGAAGCGCATTGTAGAGGGAATTCTCAAGAGAGAGCCTGAGGAACAGAGGCTCTTCAAG GATGACCAGTTGCTAGAAGACAGTAAAACTCTTGGCGATTGCGGCTTCACCAACCAGACTGCAAGACCTCAGGCCCCATGCACTGTTGGACTGGCTTTCCGAATGGGTG ATGAGATGTTTGAGCAGCTGCAGGTGGGGGCATTCTCCAGCCCTCCAGAGCTCCCTGACGTCATGAAACCCCAAGACTCTGGCAGCACTGCCAACGAACAGACTGTGCAGTGa
- the LOC139368270 gene encoding transforming growth factor beta-1-induced transcript 1 protein-like isoform X4: protein MDDLDALLADLESTSSPLARCPVLLTSDPPATSDPAPASPQENAQTRPPPPAYTPQQTVSAAMKSNGSQNPNPDKQLYSTVNKPRSPRTADPPPPAFSSSSVLGGGLSELDHLLQELNATQFNITDEILAQFPTTKKDERDKIKEFQGSKDKVTTPYPSSVKPSATSATLELDKLMASLSDFRVQSTPAPAVTPVITVPQHPVPPPQASSGGSLDSMLGLLQSDLTRQGVPTSSKGSCSACQKPVVGQVVTALGRVWHPEHFVCSECETELGSRNFFEKDGQPYCESDYFTLYSPHCAHCNKPILNKMVTALDKNWHPECFCCVKCSRAFGEEGFHDREGQQYCQQCFLSLFASRCQGCTQPILENYISALNSLWHPQCFVCRECYCPFVNGSFFEHEGQPLCEAHYHQSRGSMCQACQQPILGRCVTAMGAKFHPHHLVCHFCLKPLSKGCFKEQENKPYCHPCFIKLFG from the exons ATGGATGATTTGG ACGCCCTCCTCGCTGACCTAGAGAGCACCAGCTCTCCCCTGGCCAGGTGCCCAGTCCTGCTTACCTCTGATCCCCCGGCGACATCTGACCCCGCGCCTGCCAGCCCTCAGGAAAACGCCCAGACCAGGCCACCGCCTCCAGCTTACACACCCCAGCAG ACGGTGTCGGCTGCAATGAAGTCCAATGGTTCTCAGAACCCAAACCCAGACAAACAACTGTACAG CACAGTGAATAAGCCTCGCTCCCCCCGCACGGCCGACCCTCCCCCTCcggccttctcctcctcctctgtgttaGGAGGGGGTCTCAGCGAACTGGACCACCTTCTGCAGGAGCTCAACGCCACCCAGTTCAACATCACAG ATGAGATTCTGGCCCAGTTTCCCACCACTAAGAAGGATGAGAGGGACAAGATAAAAGAGTTCCAGGGGTCCAAGGACAAGGTCACAACACCCTACCCCAG TTCGGTGAAGCCGTCAGCCACCTCAGCTACACTTGAGCTGGACAAACTCATGGCCTCTCTGTCTGACTTCAGAGTCCAGAGCACA CCAGCTCCAGCTGTCACACCAGTGATCACAGTACCACAGCATCCGGTCCCGCCCCCACAAGCCTCTTCCGGCGGCTCATTGGACAGCATGCTGGGGCTCCTCCAATCGGATTTAACCAGGCAGGGAGTCCCCACATCCTCCAAGGGTAGCTGCTCGGCCTGTCAGAAACCGGTTGTAGGACAG GTGGTGACTGCTCTGGGGCGGGTATGGCACCCGGAACACTTTGTGTGCTCGGAGTGTGAGACAGAACTGGGCAGCCGGAACTTCTTCGAAAAGGATGGTCAGCCGTACTGCGAGTCGGACTACTTTACCCTCTACTCTCCCCACTGCGCACACTGCAACAAGCCTATACTCAAT AAAATGGTCACCGCCCTGGACAAGAATTGGCACCCGGAGTGTTTCTGTTGCGTCAAGTGCAGCCGGGCATTCGGAGAGGAAG gTTTCCATGACCGCGAGGGTCAGCAGTACTGCCAGCAGTGCTTCTTGTCCCTCTTCGCCTCCCGTTGCCAAGGATGCACCCAACCAATCCTGGAGAACTATATCTCTGCCCTCAACTCCCTGTGGCACCCGCAGTGCTTTGTGTgcagg GAGTGCTACTGCCCCTTCGTCAACGGCAGCTTCTTCGAGCACGAGGGCCAGCCGCTGTGCGAGGCCCACTACCACCAGTCGCGCGGCAGCATGTGCCAGGCGTGCCAACAGCCCATCCTGGGCCGCTGCGTCACCGCCATGGGTGCCAAATTCCACCCGCACCACCTGGTGTGCCACTTCTGCCTCAAGCCCCTCAGCAAGGGCTGTTTCAAAGAGCAGGAGAACAAGCCCTACTGCCATCCCTGCTTCATCAAACTCTTCGGCTGA
- the LOC139368270 gene encoding transforming growth factor beta-1-induced transcript 1 protein-like isoform X2 yields MDDLDALLADLESTSSPLARCPVLLTSDPPATSDPAPASPQENAQTRPPPPAYTPQQTVSAAMKSNGSQNPNPDKQLYSTVNKPRSPRTADPPPPAFSSSSVLGGGLSELDHLLQELNATQFNITDEILAQFPTTKKDERDKIKEFQGSKDKVTTPYPSSVKPSATSATLELDKLMASLSDFRVQSTNATEFKTAEPQSHAVYCDVRRPRLDNSQLNEPAPAVTPVITVPQHPVPPPQASSGGSLDSMLGLLQSDLTRQGVPTSSKGSCSACQKPVVGQVVTALGRVWHPEHFVCSECETELGSRNFFEKDGQPYCESDYFTLYSPHCAHCNKPILNKMVTALDKNWHPECFCCVKCSRAFGEEGFHDREGQQYCQQCFLSLFASRCQGCTQPILENYISALNSLWHPQCFVCRECYCPFVNGSFFEHEGQPLCEAHYHQSRGSMCQACQQPILGRCVTAMGAKFHPHHLVCHFCLKPLSKGCFKEQENKPYCHPCFIKLFG; encoded by the exons ATGGATGATTTGG ACGCCCTCCTCGCTGACCTAGAGAGCACCAGCTCTCCCCTGGCCAGGTGCCCAGTCCTGCTTACCTCTGATCCCCCGGCGACATCTGACCCCGCGCCTGCCAGCCCTCAGGAAAACGCCCAGACCAGGCCACCGCCTCCAGCTTACACACCCCAGCAG ACGGTGTCGGCTGCAATGAAGTCCAATGGTTCTCAGAACCCAAACCCAGACAAACAACTGTACAG CACAGTGAATAAGCCTCGCTCCCCCCGCACGGCCGACCCTCCCCCTCcggccttctcctcctcctctgtgttaGGAGGGGGTCTCAGCGAACTGGACCACCTTCTGCAGGAGCTCAACGCCACCCAGTTCAACATCACAG ATGAGATTCTGGCCCAGTTTCCCACCACTAAGAAGGATGAGAGGGACAAGATAAAAGAGTTCCAGGGGTCCAAGGACAAGGTCACAACACCCTACCCCAG TTCGGTGAAGCCGTCAGCCACCTCAGCTACACTTGAGCTGGACAAACTCATGGCCTCTCTGTCTGACTTCAGAGTCCAGAGCACA AACGCTACAGAGTTCAAAACTGCGGAGCCGCAGAGCCATGCGGTCTATTGTGACGTACGTCGCCCGCGACTTGATAACAGCCAGTTAAATGAG CCAGCTCCAGCTGTCACACCAGTGATCACAGTACCACAGCATCCGGTCCCGCCCCCACAAGCCTCTTCCGGCGGCTCATTGGACAGCATGCTGGGGCTCCTCCAATCGGATTTAACCAGGCAGGGAGTCCCCACATCCTCCAAGGGTAGCTGCTCGGCCTGTCAGAAACCGGTTGTAGGACAG GTGGTGACTGCTCTGGGGCGGGTATGGCACCCGGAACACTTTGTGTGCTCGGAGTGTGAGACAGAACTGGGCAGCCGGAACTTCTTCGAAAAGGATGGTCAGCCGTACTGCGAGTCGGACTACTTTACCCTCTACTCTCCCCACTGCGCACACTGCAACAAGCCTATACTCAAT AAAATGGTCACCGCCCTGGACAAGAATTGGCACCCGGAGTGTTTCTGTTGCGTCAAGTGCAGCCGGGCATTCGGAGAGGAAG gTTTCCATGACCGCGAGGGTCAGCAGTACTGCCAGCAGTGCTTCTTGTCCCTCTTCGCCTCCCGTTGCCAAGGATGCACCCAACCAATCCTGGAGAACTATATCTCTGCCCTCAACTCCCTGTGGCACCCGCAGTGCTTTGTGTgcagg GAGTGCTACTGCCCCTTCGTCAACGGCAGCTTCTTCGAGCACGAGGGCCAGCCGCTGTGCGAGGCCCACTACCACCAGTCGCGCGGCAGCATGTGCCAGGCGTGCCAACAGCCCATCCTGGGCCGCTGCGTCACCGCCATGGGTGCCAAATTCCACCCGCACCACCTGGTGTGCCACTTCTGCCTCAAGCCCCTCAGCAAGGGCTGTTTCAAAGAGCAGGAGAACAAGCCCTACTGCCATCCCTGCTTCATCAAACTCTTCGGCTGA
- the LOC139368270 gene encoding transforming growth factor beta-1-induced transcript 1 protein-like isoform X1 yields MDDLGVPDSPNYPLSPRIVVFDALLADLESTSSPLARCPVLLTSDPPATSDPAPASPQENAQTRPPPPAYTPQQTVSAAMKSNGSQNPNPDKQLYSTVNKPRSPRTADPPPPAFSSSSVLGGGLSELDHLLQELNATQFNITDEILAQFPTTKKDERDKIKEFQGSKDKVTTPYPSSVKPSATSATLELDKLMASLSDFRVQSTNATEFKTAEPQSHAVYCDVRRPRLDNSQLNEPAPAVTPVITVPQHPVPPPQASSGGSLDSMLGLLQSDLTRQGVPTSSKGSCSACQKPVVGQVVTALGRVWHPEHFVCSECETELGSRNFFEKDGQPYCESDYFTLYSPHCAHCNKPILNKMVTALDKNWHPECFCCVKCSRAFGEEGFHDREGQQYCQQCFLSLFASRCQGCTQPILENYISALNSLWHPQCFVCRECYCPFVNGSFFEHEGQPLCEAHYHQSRGSMCQACQQPILGRCVTAMGAKFHPHHLVCHFCLKPLSKGCFKEQENKPYCHPCFIKLFG; encoded by the exons ATGGATGATTTGG GAGTTCCTGACTCACCTAACTACCCTCTCAGTCCTCGTATTGTTGTGTTTG ACGCCCTCCTCGCTGACCTAGAGAGCACCAGCTCTCCCCTGGCCAGGTGCCCAGTCCTGCTTACCTCTGATCCCCCGGCGACATCTGACCCCGCGCCTGCCAGCCCTCAGGAAAACGCCCAGACCAGGCCACCGCCTCCAGCTTACACACCCCAGCAG ACGGTGTCGGCTGCAATGAAGTCCAATGGTTCTCAGAACCCAAACCCAGACAAACAACTGTACAG CACAGTGAATAAGCCTCGCTCCCCCCGCACGGCCGACCCTCCCCCTCcggccttctcctcctcctctgtgttaGGAGGGGGTCTCAGCGAACTGGACCACCTTCTGCAGGAGCTCAACGCCACCCAGTTCAACATCACAG ATGAGATTCTGGCCCAGTTTCCCACCACTAAGAAGGATGAGAGGGACAAGATAAAAGAGTTCCAGGGGTCCAAGGACAAGGTCACAACACCCTACCCCAG TTCGGTGAAGCCGTCAGCCACCTCAGCTACACTTGAGCTGGACAAACTCATGGCCTCTCTGTCTGACTTCAGAGTCCAGAGCACA AACGCTACAGAGTTCAAAACTGCGGAGCCGCAGAGCCATGCGGTCTATTGTGACGTACGTCGCCCGCGACTTGATAACAGCCAGTTAAATGAG CCAGCTCCAGCTGTCACACCAGTGATCACAGTACCACAGCATCCGGTCCCGCCCCCACAAGCCTCTTCCGGCGGCTCATTGGACAGCATGCTGGGGCTCCTCCAATCGGATTTAACCAGGCAGGGAGTCCCCACATCCTCCAAGGGTAGCTGCTCGGCCTGTCAGAAACCGGTTGTAGGACAG GTGGTGACTGCTCTGGGGCGGGTATGGCACCCGGAACACTTTGTGTGCTCGGAGTGTGAGACAGAACTGGGCAGCCGGAACTTCTTCGAAAAGGATGGTCAGCCGTACTGCGAGTCGGACTACTTTACCCTCTACTCTCCCCACTGCGCACACTGCAACAAGCCTATACTCAAT AAAATGGTCACCGCCCTGGACAAGAATTGGCACCCGGAGTGTTTCTGTTGCGTCAAGTGCAGCCGGGCATTCGGAGAGGAAG gTTTCCATGACCGCGAGGGTCAGCAGTACTGCCAGCAGTGCTTCTTGTCCCTCTTCGCCTCCCGTTGCCAAGGATGCACCCAACCAATCCTGGAGAACTATATCTCTGCCCTCAACTCCCTGTGGCACCCGCAGTGCTTTGTGTgcagg GAGTGCTACTGCCCCTTCGTCAACGGCAGCTTCTTCGAGCACGAGGGCCAGCCGCTGTGCGAGGCCCACTACCACCAGTCGCGCGGCAGCATGTGCCAGGCGTGCCAACAGCCCATCCTGGGCCGCTGCGTCACCGCCATGGGTGCCAAATTCCACCCGCACCACCTGGTGTGCCACTTCTGCCTCAAGCCCCTCAGCAAGGGCTGTTTCAAAGAGCAGGAGAACAAGCCCTACTGCCATCCCTGCTTCATCAAACTCTTCGGCTGA
- the LOC139368270 gene encoding transforming growth factor beta-1-induced transcript 1 protein-like isoform X3 has translation MDDLGVPDSPNYPLSPRIVVFDALLADLESTSSPLARCPVLLTSDPPATSDPAPASPQENAQTRPPPPAYTPQQTVSAAMKSNGSQNPNPDKQLYSTVNKPRSPRTADPPPPAFSSSSVLGGGLSELDHLLQELNATQFNITDEILAQFPTTKKDERDKIKEFQGSKDKVTTPYPSSVKPSATSATLELDKLMASLSDFRVQSTPAPAVTPVITVPQHPVPPPQASSGGSLDSMLGLLQSDLTRQGVPTSSKGSCSACQKPVVGQVVTALGRVWHPEHFVCSECETELGSRNFFEKDGQPYCESDYFTLYSPHCAHCNKPILNKMVTALDKNWHPECFCCVKCSRAFGEEGFHDREGQQYCQQCFLSLFASRCQGCTQPILENYISALNSLWHPQCFVCRECYCPFVNGSFFEHEGQPLCEAHYHQSRGSMCQACQQPILGRCVTAMGAKFHPHHLVCHFCLKPLSKGCFKEQENKPYCHPCFIKLFG, from the exons ATGGATGATTTGG GAGTTCCTGACTCACCTAACTACCCTCTCAGTCCTCGTATTGTTGTGTTTG ACGCCCTCCTCGCTGACCTAGAGAGCACCAGCTCTCCCCTGGCCAGGTGCCCAGTCCTGCTTACCTCTGATCCCCCGGCGACATCTGACCCCGCGCCTGCCAGCCCTCAGGAAAACGCCCAGACCAGGCCACCGCCTCCAGCTTACACACCCCAGCAG ACGGTGTCGGCTGCAATGAAGTCCAATGGTTCTCAGAACCCAAACCCAGACAAACAACTGTACAG CACAGTGAATAAGCCTCGCTCCCCCCGCACGGCCGACCCTCCCCCTCcggccttctcctcctcctctgtgttaGGAGGGGGTCTCAGCGAACTGGACCACCTTCTGCAGGAGCTCAACGCCACCCAGTTCAACATCACAG ATGAGATTCTGGCCCAGTTTCCCACCACTAAGAAGGATGAGAGGGACAAGATAAAAGAGTTCCAGGGGTCCAAGGACAAGGTCACAACACCCTACCCCAG TTCGGTGAAGCCGTCAGCCACCTCAGCTACACTTGAGCTGGACAAACTCATGGCCTCTCTGTCTGACTTCAGAGTCCAGAGCACA CCAGCTCCAGCTGTCACACCAGTGATCACAGTACCACAGCATCCGGTCCCGCCCCCACAAGCCTCTTCCGGCGGCTCATTGGACAGCATGCTGGGGCTCCTCCAATCGGATTTAACCAGGCAGGGAGTCCCCACATCCTCCAAGGGTAGCTGCTCGGCCTGTCAGAAACCGGTTGTAGGACAG GTGGTGACTGCTCTGGGGCGGGTATGGCACCCGGAACACTTTGTGTGCTCGGAGTGTGAGACAGAACTGGGCAGCCGGAACTTCTTCGAAAAGGATGGTCAGCCGTACTGCGAGTCGGACTACTTTACCCTCTACTCTCCCCACTGCGCACACTGCAACAAGCCTATACTCAAT AAAATGGTCACCGCCCTGGACAAGAATTGGCACCCGGAGTGTTTCTGTTGCGTCAAGTGCAGCCGGGCATTCGGAGAGGAAG gTTTCCATGACCGCGAGGGTCAGCAGTACTGCCAGCAGTGCTTCTTGTCCCTCTTCGCCTCCCGTTGCCAAGGATGCACCCAACCAATCCTGGAGAACTATATCTCTGCCCTCAACTCCCTGTGGCACCCGCAGTGCTTTGTGTgcagg GAGTGCTACTGCCCCTTCGTCAACGGCAGCTTCTTCGAGCACGAGGGCCAGCCGCTGTGCGAGGCCCACTACCACCAGTCGCGCGGCAGCATGTGCCAGGCGTGCCAACAGCCCATCCTGGGCCGCTGCGTCACCGCCATGGGTGCCAAATTCCACCCGCACCACCTGGTGTGCCACTTCTGCCTCAAGCCCCTCAGCAAGGGCTGTTTCAAAGAGCAGGAGAACAAGCCCTACTGCCATCCCTGCTTCATCAAACTCTTCGGCTGA
- the LOC139368270 gene encoding transforming growth factor beta-1-induced transcript 1 protein-like isoform X5, translating to MKSNGSQNPNPDKQLYSTVNKPRSPRTADPPPPAFSSSSVLGGGLSELDHLLQELNATQFNITDEILAQFPTTKKDERDKIKEFQGSKDKVTTPYPSSVKPSATSATLELDKLMASLSDFRVQSTNATEFKTAEPQSHAVYCDVRRPRLDNSQLNEPAPAVTPVITVPQHPVPPPQASSGGSLDSMLGLLQSDLTRQGVPTSSKGSCSACQKPVVGQVVTALGRVWHPEHFVCSECETELGSRNFFEKDGQPYCESDYFTLYSPHCAHCNKPILNKMVTALDKNWHPECFCCVKCSRAFGEEGFHDREGQQYCQQCFLSLFASRCQGCTQPILENYISALNSLWHPQCFVCRECYCPFVNGSFFEHEGQPLCEAHYHQSRGSMCQACQQPILGRCVTAMGAKFHPHHLVCHFCLKPLSKGCFKEQENKPYCHPCFIKLFG from the exons ATGAAGTCCAATGGTTCTCAGAACCCAAACCCAGACAAACAACTGTACAG CACAGTGAATAAGCCTCGCTCCCCCCGCACGGCCGACCCTCCCCCTCcggccttctcctcctcctctgtgttaGGAGGGGGTCTCAGCGAACTGGACCACCTTCTGCAGGAGCTCAACGCCACCCAGTTCAACATCACAG ATGAGATTCTGGCCCAGTTTCCCACCACTAAGAAGGATGAGAGGGACAAGATAAAAGAGTTCCAGGGGTCCAAGGACAAGGTCACAACACCCTACCCCAG TTCGGTGAAGCCGTCAGCCACCTCAGCTACACTTGAGCTGGACAAACTCATGGCCTCTCTGTCTGACTTCAGAGTCCAGAGCACA AACGCTACAGAGTTCAAAACTGCGGAGCCGCAGAGCCATGCGGTCTATTGTGACGTACGTCGCCCGCGACTTGATAACAGCCAGTTAAATGAG CCAGCTCCAGCTGTCACACCAGTGATCACAGTACCACAGCATCCGGTCCCGCCCCCACAAGCCTCTTCCGGCGGCTCATTGGACAGCATGCTGGGGCTCCTCCAATCGGATTTAACCAGGCAGGGAGTCCCCACATCCTCCAAGGGTAGCTGCTCGGCCTGTCAGAAACCGGTTGTAGGACAG GTGGTGACTGCTCTGGGGCGGGTATGGCACCCGGAACACTTTGTGTGCTCGGAGTGTGAGACAGAACTGGGCAGCCGGAACTTCTTCGAAAAGGATGGTCAGCCGTACTGCGAGTCGGACTACTTTACCCTCTACTCTCCCCACTGCGCACACTGCAACAAGCCTATACTCAAT AAAATGGTCACCGCCCTGGACAAGAATTGGCACCCGGAGTGTTTCTGTTGCGTCAAGTGCAGCCGGGCATTCGGAGAGGAAG gTTTCCATGACCGCGAGGGTCAGCAGTACTGCCAGCAGTGCTTCTTGTCCCTCTTCGCCTCCCGTTGCCAAGGATGCACCCAACCAATCCTGGAGAACTATATCTCTGCCCTCAACTCCCTGTGGCACCCGCAGTGCTTTGTGTgcagg GAGTGCTACTGCCCCTTCGTCAACGGCAGCTTCTTCGAGCACGAGGGCCAGCCGCTGTGCGAGGCCCACTACCACCAGTCGCGCGGCAGCATGTGCCAGGCGTGCCAACAGCCCATCCTGGGCCGCTGCGTCACCGCCATGGGTGCCAAATTCCACCCGCACCACCTGGTGTGCCACTTCTGCCTCAAGCCCCTCAGCAAGGGCTGTTTCAAAGAGCAGGAGAACAAGCCCTACTGCCATCCCTGCTTCATCAAACTCTTCGGCTGA